A single genomic interval of Aphidius gifuensis isolate YNYX2018 linkage group LG6, ASM1490517v1, whole genome shotgun sequence harbors:
- the LOC122858548 gene encoding peripheral plasma membrane protein CASK isoform X15 yields the protein MDFYESGDGASASGSGSASGSGWKSQNHTIDNNNNNNNNNNNFDNNGSKCWTTRETYKSTEPLSTRPINNYNIRSIDTMRSMDSARHTQLALEHINSPESMRYSDHHHLLHHHHHHHRHQSDQEQFHEQQQQQHHHHHQLQQQQQPPPLIPPPPPPSSSSSSLLLLSSSFPPHQRAMEHPCRLMDHNIRPKDHHFSHDHGCRSVDHMPKLFDYCNHDQIKINDTLPRSLGHRTINWSCRSLDHTAGLINHRQHQQQQQQQQQIPMDTVIFDSHNLHSSLASQYSIENQLRINCPVHSPFRYKFPNSLQDCHGHQTLLQAHDVAGHEVYGEGASRVTPPPLLPYLNGSDDIEGQNGDMDVDNVTRVRLVQFQKNTDEPMGITLKMNEDGKCVVARIMHGGMIHRQATLHVLDEIKEINGIPVANQSVNTLQKMLREARGSVTFKILPSYRIAPPPCELFRIRPLPVLIFVRAQFDYDPLEDEHIPCAQAGIAFKTGDILQIISKDDHHWWQARKDNAAGSAGLIPSSELQEWRIACMAMKKNKPEQVNCSIFGRKKKQYKDKYLAKHNAVFDQLDLVTYEEVVKVPHEAFQRKTLVLLGAHGVGRRHIKNAIISKHPDKYAYPIPHTTRPPRNDEENGRNYYFVSHDEMMADISANEYLEYGTHEEAMYGTKLETIRKIHEEGRMAILDVEPQSLKILRTAEFAPYVVFIAAPVVQNLNDYDGSLERLGKESDLLKQAYGHFFDLTIVIDDIEEAIAQLEAAIERIQKTPQWTPVRWVY from the exons ATGGATTTTTATGAAAGTGGTGACGGTGCAAGTGCAAGTGGAAGTGGAAGTGCTAGTGGTAGTGGTTGGAAATCTCAAAATCAcactattgataataataataataataataataataataataattttgataataacgGCAGTAAATGTTGGACAACAAGAGAAACATATAAATCAACCGAGCCATTATCTACAAGgcctattaataattataatataagaTCAATTGATACAATGAGATCTATGGATTCTGCTAGACATACACAATTAGCACTTGAACATATTAATAGTCCAGAGTCAATGAGATATTcagatcatcatcatcttcttcatcaccatcatcatcatcatcgtcatcaatCTGATCAAGAACAATTTcatgaacaacaacaacaacaacatcatcatcatcatcaattacaacaacaacaacaaccaccaccattaataccaccaccaccaccaccttcatcatcatcttcatcattgttattattatcatcttcttTTCCACCACATCAAAGAGCAATGGAACATCCATGTCGTTTAATGGATCACAATATACGACCAAAAGATCATCATTTTTCTCATGACCATGGTTGTCGTTCAGTTGATCATATgccaaaattatttgattattgtaatcatgatcaaataaaaataaatgataccTTACCAAGATCACTTGGTCATCGTACAATTAATTGGTCATGCAGATCACTTGATCATACTGCTGGTTTAATTAATCATcgacaacaccaacaacaacaacaacaacaacaacaaataccaATGGATACTGTTATATTTGATTCACATAATCTACATTCATCATTAGCCTCacaatattcaattgaaaatcaattgaGAATTAATTGTCCTGTACACAGTCCATTTCGTTATAAATTTCCAAATAGTCTCCAAGATTGTCATGGACATCag ACACTTTTACAAGCTCATGATGTTGCGGGCCATGAAGTTTATGGTGAGGGAGCATCAAGAGTCACACCACCACCATTGCTACCTTATCTCAATGGTAGTGATGATATTGAGGGTCAAAATGGTGACATGGATGTGGATAATGTAACACGAGTTAGACTTgtacaatttcaaaaaaatactgatgaaccaatg gGAATAACATTGAAAATGAATGAGGATGGTAAATGTGTTGTCGCAAGGATAATGCATGGTGGAATGATACACAGACAGGCAACACTTCATGTGcttgatgaaattaaagaaataaatggtATACCAGTGGCAAATCAATCAGTAAATACATTACAAAAAATGCTT aGAGAAGCAAGAGGATCagtaacatttaaaatattgccATCATACAGGATTGCACCGCCTCCTTGCGAG TTGTTCAGGATTAGGCCTCTGCCAGTTTTA ATATTTGTACGTGCTCAATTTGATTATGATCCATTGGAGGATGAACATATACCATGTGCTCAAGCAGGTATTGCATTTAAAACTGGTgatatattacaaataataagtAAAGATGATCATCATTGGTGGCAAGCACGTAAAGACAATGCTGCTGGTTCTGCTGGTCTCATACCATCATCTGAATTACAAGAATGGCGCATTGCCTGTATggctatgaaaaaaaataaaccagaaCAAG tcaattgctcaatttttggccgaaaaaaaaaacaatacaaagataaatatttggCAAAGCACAATGCTGTTTTTGATCAGCTGGATCTGGTCACTTATGAGGAAGTTGTAAAAGTACCTC aTGAAGCATTTCAACGTAAAACTCTTGTACTTCTTGGCGCTCATGGTGTTGGTCGTCGTCATATTAAAAATGCCATTATATCAAAACATCCAGACAAATACGCTTATCCAATTCCAC atacaACGAGGCCTCCAAgaaatgatgaagaaaatggtcgtaattattattttgtatcaCACGATGAAATGATGGCTGATATTAGTGCAAATGAATATCTTGAATATG GAACACATGAAGAGGCCATGTATGGAACAAAATTagaaacaattagaaaaattcaTGAAGAAGGACGAATGGCTATTCTTGATGTTGAGCCGCAGTCACTTAAAATTTTACGAACAGCTGAATTTGCACCTTATGTTGTATTTATTGCTGCTCCAGTTGTTCAAAATCTTAATGAC tacgATGGAAGTCTTGAGCGACTTGGAAAAGAATCAGATTTGCTTAAACAGGCATATGgacatttttttgatttaacaattgttattgatgatattgaggAGGCAATTGCACAATTGGAAGCTGCCATTGAAAGAATACAAAAAACACCGCAATGGACACCAGTCAGATGGGTCTATTGA